A single genomic interval of Notolabrus celidotus isolate fNotCel1 chromosome 13, fNotCel1.pri, whole genome shotgun sequence harbors:
- the gjd2b gene encoding gap junction protein delta 2b isoform X2 — MGEWTILERLLEAAVQQHSTMIGRYWVFQIIMVCCPSLCFITYSVHQSAKNKERRFSTAFLTLDKDLDPKRNDKKIKNTIVNGVLQNTENSTKEAEPDCLEVKDIPNLPLRTTKSKMRRQEGISRFYIIQVVFRNALEIGFLVGQYFLYGFNVPAVYECDRYPCIKDVECYVSRPTEKTVFLVFMFAVSGICVVFNLAELNHLGWRKIKAAVRGVQARRKSIYEIRNKDLPRMSMPSFARTQSSDSAYV; from the exons ATGGGGGAGTGGACCATCCTGGAGCGGCTCCTGGAGGCGGCGGTCCAGCAGCACTCCACCATGATCGGCAG GTACTGGGTGTTCCAGATCATCATGGTGTGCTGCCCCTCCCTCTGCTTCATCACATACTCTGTCCACCAGTCCGCCAAGAACAAGGAGCGCCGATTCTCCACTGCCTTCCTGACCCTTGACAAAGACCTGGACCCAAAGAGGAATGACAAGAAGATCAAGAACACCATCGTGAATGGAGTTCTGCAGAACACCGAGAACTCCACCAAGGAGGCAGAGCCCGACTGCCTGGAGGTCAAAGACATCCCAAACCTTCCCCTCAGGACCACAAAGTCTAAGATGAGAAGACAGGAGGGCATCTCCAGGTTCTACATCATCCAGGTGGTATTCAGGAACGCCCTGGAGATTGGGTTCCTGGTGGGTCAGTACTTCCTGTATGGGTTTAACGTGCCAGCAGTGTACGAGTGCGATCGATACCCGTGCATTAAAGACGTGGAGTGTTATGTTTCCAGACCCACGGAGAAGACCGTGTTCCTGGTCTTCATGTTTGCCGTCAGCGGGATCTGCGTGGTCTTCAACCTGGCCGAGCTGAACCACCTGGGCTGGAGGAAGATAAAGGCGGCCGTGAGAGGTGTGCAGGCTCGCAGGAAATCCATCTATGAGATCAGGAACAAGGACCTGCCCAGGATGAGCATGCCGAGCTTTGCACGCACGCAGTCCAGTGACTCTGCCTACGTCTGA
- the gjd2b gene encoding gap junction protein delta 2b isoform X1, producing the protein MGEWTILERLLEAAVQQHSTMIGRILLTVVVIFRILIVAIVGETVYNDEQSMFVCNTLQPGCNQACYDQAFPISHIRYWVFQIIMVCCPSLCFITYSVHQSAKNKERRFSTAFLTLDKDLDPKRNDKKIKNTIVNGVLQNTENSTKEAEPDCLEVKDIPNLPLRTTKSKMRRQEGISRFYIIQVVFRNALEIGFLVGQYFLYGFNVPAVYECDRYPCIKDVECYVSRPTEKTVFLVFMFAVSGICVVFNLAELNHLGWRKIKAAVRGVQARRKSIYEIRNKDLPRMSMPSFARTQSSDSAYV; encoded by the exons ATGGGGGAGTGGACCATCCTGGAGCGGCTCCTGGAGGCGGCGGTCCAGCAGCACTCCACCATGATCGGCAG GATCCTGCTGACCGTGGTGGTGATCTTCAGGATCCTGATCGTGGCCATCGTTGGAGAGACCGTGTATAACGATGAACAGTCAATGTTCGTGTGTAACACCCTACAGCCCGGCTGTAACCAGGCCTGCTATGACCAGGCCTTCCCCATCTCCCACATCAGGTACTGGGTGTTCCAGATCATCATGGTGTGCTGCCCCTCCCTCTGCTTCATCACATACTCTGTCCACCAGTCCGCCAAGAACAAGGAGCGCCGATTCTCCACTGCCTTCCTGACCCTTGACAAAGACCTGGACCCAAAGAGGAATGACAAGAAGATCAAGAACACCATCGTGAATGGAGTTCTGCAGAACACCGAGAACTCCACCAAGGAGGCAGAGCCCGACTGCCTGGAGGTCAAAGACATCCCAAACCTTCCCCTCAGGACCACAAAGTCTAAGATGAGAAGACAGGAGGGCATCTCCAGGTTCTACATCATCCAGGTGGTATTCAGGAACGCCCTGGAGATTGGGTTCCTGGTGGGTCAGTACTTCCTGTATGGGTTTAACGTGCCAGCAGTGTACGAGTGCGATCGATACCCGTGCATTAAAGACGTGGAGTGTTATGTTTCCAGACCCACGGAGAAGACCGTGTTCCTGGTCTTCATGTTTGCCGTCAGCGGGATCTGCGTGGTCTTCAACCTGGCCGAGCTGAACCACCTGGGCTGGAGGAAGATAAAGGCGGCCGTGAGAGGTGTGCAGGCTCGCAGGAAATCCATCTATGAGATCAGGAACAAGGACCTGCCCAGGATGAGCATGCCGAGCTTTGCACGCACGCAGTCCAGTGACTCTGCCTACGTCTGA